A window of Calditerrivibrio sp. contains these coding sequences:
- a CDS encoding DUF4388 domain-containing protein, which translates to MDIIEFFSEIFTSEEGNGEIDGSKEYSDIRQETDTSQNQPKAVELTSNETFFIANIEKSIQNLSKELGQLNKIFNIYARKHYIQKEEKIYFNNFEVGQDLIFVYKEDRFFSTKIIGWDLGKYILIEATPPVIEMLSQNKECKIRYMYRDKLVEFTTRAIQLITEFSDIIKISYPKNYKEYSLRNNKRYPVNRECKIYINDLPPFSGTVLDISLNGLLLSSTKPLEIGSFIRLNFILPNGKKIDSLVGMVKNLRDANNYGIFIQELSPTTIKYISEYIELYDQLLGEETKTTSKTTLTGNLGSINIKELIDLIARSKKNTLLEVVGKEIFGKVYFKQGNIIHAETENNNGVEAFYEIMTITDGEFNLFDCNDYVKQTISDTVNKLLVDAEFIQSAPNDKK; encoded by the coding sequence ATGGATATCATAGAGTTTTTTAGTGAGATATTTACCTCAGAAGAAGGAAATGGTGAAATAGATGGGAGCAAAGAATACTCAGATATTAGGCAGGAAACAGATACCAGTCAAAACCAGCCAAAAGCTGTAGAGCTAACAAGTAACGAAACGTTTTTCATAGCTAATATTGAAAAATCTATCCAGAACCTATCCAAAGAGTTAGGGCAATTAAACAAAATCTTCAATATTTATGCCCGTAAGCATTATATCCAAAAGGAAGAAAAGATATATTTTAACAACTTTGAAGTGGGGCAAGATCTCATTTTTGTTTACAAAGAAGATAGGTTTTTTTCCACAAAGATCATCGGCTGGGATCTCGGCAAATATATCCTCATTGAAGCAACTCCCCCAGTTATAGAGATGCTAAGCCAAAACAAAGAGTGTAAAATAAGATACATGTACAGAGATAAACTGGTGGAGTTTACCACCAGAGCTATTCAGCTAATAACAGAATTTAGCGATATCATAAAGATTTCATATCCAAAAAATTACAAAGAATACAGCCTTAGAAACAACAAACGCTATCCGGTCAACAGAGAGTGTAAAATCTACATCAACGACTTACCACCATTTTCTGGTACAGTACTTGATATAAGCTTAAATGGACTTTTACTCTCTTCCACCAAACCATTGGAGATAGGCTCCTTTATAAGACTCAATTTCATTTTACCCAATGGAAAAAAGATCGACAGCCTTGTGGGTATGGTAAAAAATCTCAGAGATGCAAACAACTACGGCATATTTATACAAGAGCTCTCTCCAACAACTATAAAGTATATCTCTGAATACATAGAGCTTTATGATCAGCTTTTAGGGGAAGAAACAAAAACCACCTCAAAAACAACCCTCACCGGTAATCTCGGTAGTATCAACATTAAAGAACTCATTGATCTAATCGCAAGATCGAAAAAGAACACATTACTTGAAGTTGTTGGCAAAGAGATCTTTGGTAAGGTATATTTTAAGCAAGGGAATATTATCCATGCAGAAACTGAAAATAACAATGGCGTAGAGGCATTCTACGAAATCATGACTATTACCGACGGAGAATTCAATCTCTTTGATTGTAACGACTATGTTAAGCAAACTATTTCTGATACGGTTAACAAACTTTTGGTGGATGCTGAATTTATACAGTCTGCTCCAAATGATAAAAAATAA
- a CDS encoding PelD GGDEF domain-containing protein: MKLFKRSYFDVATLSVLFEIVLFSLIYFTIGFLYNKSDPLLFSSEINFLLILLSTITLFYGLNKGLILLVIFAGVMFLYYKPFPFMTFVENLIIVLICGEFHFFYKRTIRRLNEEHSYITSKFNQLRNSFYLLKLSHDQLERSFLLKPVSIRSILDDIKSMLIWDKDEAAKKLVNLIAKNLGVVQAGLFLIAKDELKPTVFINEEFKLNKFNMLLKKAMEEKRATFISEEFENLKNYEYIAVIPAINCEDTIVGYLIIKEMKFLSYNRENMLTISIIMSIFADFLTQNEVLDKLNAVSEVLIFEPEFNYELIKLYSLKEKFDITSTYVIFRYTPDLQINKNRLFDFIRNSIRTVDLVYELQNSIVVLLPLISLDGAKSFQSRINNLIRNKLNFDPDKIDERIIVFSDYNTDIQIIKEYAN, from the coding sequence ATGAAGTTATTTAAAAGATCCTATTTTGATGTTGCAACACTATCCGTTCTATTTGAAATAGTGTTGTTCAGTTTGATATACTTTACCATTGGCTTTTTATATAATAAGTCTGATCCCCTCCTTTTTTCCTCTGAAATAAACTTCCTGCTTATACTACTATCCACAATAACCCTTTTCTATGGCCTAAATAAAGGTCTTATTTTACTTGTTATATTTGCTGGGGTGATGTTTTTATACTACAAACCCTTCCCCTTTATGACATTTGTGGAGAATTTAATTATAGTGCTTATATGTGGAGAATTCCATTTTTTTTATAAAAGAACTATCAGAAGATTAAATGAAGAACATTCATATATTACATCAAAATTTAATCAACTGCGGAACTCTTTTTACCTGTTAAAGCTTTCCCATGATCAACTTGAGAGAAGCTTTCTGCTAAAGCCTGTGAGCATTAGATCTATACTAGACGACATTAAAAGTATGTTAATATGGGATAAGGATGAGGCAGCTAAAAAGCTTGTCAATCTGATTGCAAAAAACTTAGGTGTTGTTCAGGCTGGATTATTTTTAATAGCAAAGGATGAATTAAAACCAACAGTGTTCATAAATGAAGAGTTTAAGCTTAACAAATTTAATATGCTACTTAAAAAAGCTATGGAAGAAAAAAGGGCTACCTTTATCTCCGAAGAGTTTGAAAATCTAAAAAATTATGAATACATAGCCGTAATTCCAGCAATAAACTGTGAAGACACTATAGTGGGGTATCTCATCATAAAGGAGATGAAGTTTTTATCGTATAATAGAGAAAATATGTTAACGATCTCCATAATAATGTCTATCTTTGCAGACTTTTTAACACAAAATGAGGTTTTGGATAAACTGAATGCGGTTTCAGAGGTACTAATTTTTGAACCTGAATTTAATTATGAACTGATCAAGCTGTATTCACTTAAAGAAAAGTTTGATATAACTAGTACTTATGTGATTTTCAGATATACCCCTGATCTTCAAATCAATAAAAATAGACTTTTTGACTTTATAAGAAATAGCATAAGAACAGTGGATTTAGTTTACGAACTTCAAAACTCCATCGTAGTTCTGTTGCCACTTATATCTTTAGACGGTGCCAAATCATTTCAAAGCAGAATCAACAATCTTATAAGAAATAAACTGAATTTTGATCCGGATAAGATTGATGAACGTATCATCGTTTTCAGTGATTATAATACCGATATTCAGATAATAAAAGAATATGCAAATTAA
- the pelF gene encoding GT4 family glycosyltransferase PelF, producing MNPFKKSDHVDIVILAEGTFPYIKGGVSSWIYQLITGLPEFKFGIIFIGSRPEDYKDISYSIPENLVYFEKCYLFDISSYPKARKIKGRKSELKLINELHNFFLSRSGELSDETKNLHFYNKTITEEKFLYNKLFFNRMVEQYLKKCPDFPFIDYIWTIRNSHSALWKLTKAGLNLPRVHLFHSPSTGYAGFLGGMLKFTYRSPYILTEHGIYTRERKIDLLTADWLKYHKPNLLREVTEENYLKNIWINFFQGLSYFSYYAADKILSLYYGARDVQLEYGADIAKTAVIPNGVDTQRYEKISNIPRDKKIITLIGRVVPIKDIKTFIRSIRILANMFNDVEGWIVGPEDEDEEYVKECKDMVKTLSLEQNVKFLGFQKVDDILSKTKILTLTSISEGMPLVILEAFASGVPVVATDVGSCRELIYGSLDDYDKSLGSAGHVVKISNPTALAEAYKDLITDEEKWQRCREVALKRVKKYYSQELFFENYRNIYNEYIKYGRHRV from the coding sequence ATGAACCCCTTTAAAAAGTCTGATCATGTAGATATAGTAATATTAGCAGAGGGCACTTTCCCATACATAAAAGGTGGTGTATCTTCGTGGATATACCAGTTGATTACCGGATTGCCAGAGTTCAAATTTGGTATAATCTTTATTGGGAGTAGACCGGAAGACTACAAAGATATATCTTATTCAATACCTGAAAATCTCGTTTACTTTGAGAAATGCTATCTCTTTGATATATCTTCCTACCCTAAAGCAAGGAAAATAAAGGGGAGAAAGTCTGAATTGAAATTGATCAACGAACTCCATAACTTCTTTTTATCAAGAAGTGGAGAACTATCGGATGAAACCAAAAACCTCCATTTCTATAACAAAACGATCACAGAAGAGAAATTCTTATATAATAAGTTATTTTTTAATAGGATGGTTGAGCAATACCTCAAAAAATGCCCAGATTTTCCGTTCATAGATTATATCTGGACAATAAGAAACTCCCATTCTGCCCTGTGGAAATTGACAAAGGCAGGTTTGAATCTCCCCAGAGTACATCTTTTTCATAGTCCATCAACAGGCTATGCAGGTTTTTTAGGTGGAATGTTAAAGTTTACTTACAGATCTCCCTATATACTGACAGAGCATGGTATCTATACACGGGAAAGGAAAATAGACCTATTAACTGCCGATTGGTTAAAATACCACAAACCAAATCTACTAAGGGAGGTTACTGAAGAAAACTACCTTAAAAATATATGGATAAATTTCTTTCAGGGATTAAGCTATTTTTCCTACTATGCAGCAGATAAGATCCTCTCCCTCTATTATGGAGCCAGGGATGTACAACTGGAGTATGGAGCAGATATAGCTAAAACTGCTGTCATCCCAAACGGAGTAGACACTCAACGGTATGAAAAGATATCAAATATCCCAAGGGACAAAAAAATAATTACCCTAATAGGAAGAGTAGTTCCGATAAAGGATATAAAAACCTTTATCAGAAGTATCAGAATCCTTGCTAACATGTTTAACGATGTAGAAGGGTGGATCGTTGGCCCAGAAGATGAGGATGAAGAATACGTAAAAGAATGCAAAGATATGGTAAAAACTCTTTCCCTCGAACAAAATGTTAAATTTTTAGGATTCCAAAAGGTGGACGACATCTTATCAAAAACCAAAATTCTTACTCTAACCTCCATAAGTGAAGGGATGCCTTTGGTGATTTTAGAGGCCTTTGCCTCTGGAGTCCCAGTTGTTGCCACCGATGTTGGATCTTGCAGAGAGTTGATCTATGGTAGTTTAGACGATTATGATAAATCTCTTGGAAGCGCCGGTCATGTGGTAAAGATATCAAACCCCACCGCCTTAGCAGAAGCCTACAAAGATCTTATAACCGATGAAGAAAAATGGCAAAGGTGTAGAGAAGTGGCCCTAAAAAGAGTAAAAAAATATTATTCCCAAGAGCTTTTTTTCGAAAATTATCGAAATATTTATAACGAGTATATAAAGTATGGCAGGCATCGGGTTTGA